In Prunus dulcis chromosome 1, ALMONDv2, whole genome shotgun sequence, the following are encoded in one genomic region:
- the LOC117614083 gene encoding omega-amidase, chloroplastic isoform X1, translating to MKAALSTLISSKNLPPHHCASSSSSSLSRSIWLHPKPLSPPSSFLAPIAPAKSLSSSRIGLSRSSKIHTANFSSTMASAYKPEASRVPPALPLPTPPVTKFKIGLCQLAVTADKERNIAHGRKAIEDAAAKGAQLVLLPEIWNGPYSNDSFPVYAEDIDAGGDASPSTAMLSEVSQRLKITIVGGSIAERSGDRLYNTSCVFGTDGKLLAKHRKIHLFDIDIPGKITFIESKTLTAGQTPTIVDTEVGRIGIGICYDIRFQELAMIYGARGAHLICYPGAFNMTTGPLHWELLQRARAVDNQLYVATCSPARDAGAGYVAWGHSTLVGPVSGYLLLAIESMHPLDL from the exons ATGAAAGCAGCGCTATCCACTCTGATCAGCTCCAAGAATCTTCCTCCTCACCACTGCGCTtcatcttcctcctcttctctctctcgctcCATTTGGCTGCACCCAAAGCCCCTCTCTCCTCCATCCTCTTTCCTCGCCCCAATCGCACCCGCCAAGTCCCTCAGCAGCAGCAGGATCGGTCTTAGCCGCAGCTCCAAAATCCACACAGCTAATTTCTCGTCGACAATGGCCTCCGCTTACAAGCCCGAAGCATCCAGGGTCCCGCCTGCCCTTCCCTTGCCCACCCCTCCCGTCACCAAG TTTAAGATTGGACTGTGCCAATTGGCGGTGACGGCTGATAAGGAGAGGAACATTGCCCATGGCCGCAAGGCCATCGAGGACGCTGCTGCAAAGGGTGCCCAGCTTGTTCTCCTCCCT GAAATTTGGAATGGTCCGTATTCAAATGATAGCTTCCCGGTTTATGCTGAGGATATTGATGCTGGTGGCGATGCATCTCCTTCAACAGCCATGCTGTCTGAGGTTTCTCAGCGTCTGAAGATCACCATTGTTGGTGGATCTATAGCAGAGCGTTCTGGGGATCGGTTGTACAATACTTCTTGTGTCTTTGGCACCGATGGGAAGCTGTTAGCTAAACATAGGAAG ATACACCTATTTGATATTGACATCCCTGGGAAGATTACCTTTATTGAATCAAAGACTCTTACAGCAGGGCAGACTCCTACCATTGTGGACACAG AAGTTGGGCGTATTGGCATAGGTATCTGTTATGACATTAGGTTTCAGGAACTAGCAATGATTTATGGAGCAAGAG GTGCTCACTTGATATGCTATCCTGGGGCTTTTAACATGACTACTGGACCGTTGCACTGGGAATTATTACAGAGGGCGAG GGCTGTTGATAACCAG CTCTATGTGGCAACTTGTTCGCCTGCTCGAGATGCTGGAGCTGGTTATGTGGCATGGGGCCACTCCACCCTAGTCGGACCAGTAAGTGGATACTTACTTTTAGCTATAGAAAGCATGCATCCGTTGGATCTTTAG
- the LOC117614083 gene encoding omega-amidase, chloroplastic isoform X2, giving the protein MKAALSTLISSKNLPPHHCASSSSSSLSRSIWLHPKPLSPPSSFLAPIAPAKSLSSSRIGLSRSSKIHTANFSSTMASAYKPEASRVPPALPLPTPPVTKFKIGLCQLAVTADKERNIAHGRKAIEDAAAKGAQLVLLPEIWNGPYSNDSFPVYAEDIDAGGDASPSTAMLSEVSQRLKITIVGGSIAERSGDRLYNTSCVFGTDGKLLAKHRKIHLFDIDIPGKITFIESKTLTAGQTPTIVDTEVGRIGIGICYDIRFQELAMIYGARGAHLICYPGAFNMTTGPLHWELLQRARAVDNQLYVATCSPARDAGAGYVAWGHSTLVGPFGEVLATTEHEEAIIIAEVDYSLLELRRTNLPLLKQRRGDLYQLVDVQRLDSQ; this is encoded by the exons ATGAAAGCAGCGCTATCCACTCTGATCAGCTCCAAGAATCTTCCTCCTCACCACTGCGCTtcatcttcctcctcttctctctctcgctcCATTTGGCTGCACCCAAAGCCCCTCTCTCCTCCATCCTCTTTCCTCGCCCCAATCGCACCCGCCAAGTCCCTCAGCAGCAGCAGGATCGGTCTTAGCCGCAGCTCCAAAATCCACACAGCTAATTTCTCGTCGACAATGGCCTCCGCTTACAAGCCCGAAGCATCCAGGGTCCCGCCTGCCCTTCCCTTGCCCACCCCTCCCGTCACCAAG TTTAAGATTGGACTGTGCCAATTGGCGGTGACGGCTGATAAGGAGAGGAACATTGCCCATGGCCGCAAGGCCATCGAGGACGCTGCTGCAAAGGGTGCCCAGCTTGTTCTCCTCCCT GAAATTTGGAATGGTCCGTATTCAAATGATAGCTTCCCGGTTTATGCTGAGGATATTGATGCTGGTGGCGATGCATCTCCTTCAACAGCCATGCTGTCTGAGGTTTCTCAGCGTCTGAAGATCACCATTGTTGGTGGATCTATAGCAGAGCGTTCTGGGGATCGGTTGTACAATACTTCTTGTGTCTTTGGCACCGATGGGAAGCTGTTAGCTAAACATAGGAAG ATACACCTATTTGATATTGACATCCCTGGGAAGATTACCTTTATTGAATCAAAGACTCTTACAGCAGGGCAGACTCCTACCATTGTGGACACAG AAGTTGGGCGTATTGGCATAGGTATCTGTTATGACATTAGGTTTCAGGAACTAGCAATGATTTATGGAGCAAGAG GTGCTCACTTGATATGCTATCCTGGGGCTTTTAACATGACTACTGGACCGTTGCACTGGGAATTATTACAGAGGGCGAG GGCTGTTGATAACCAG CTCTATGTGGCAACTTGTTCGCCTGCTCGAGATGCTGGAGCTGGTTATGTGGCATGGGGCCACTCCACCCTAGTCGGACCA TTTGGAGAAGTACTGGCAACTACAGAACATGAAGAGGCAATAATCATAGCAGAGGTTGATTATTCACTTCTTGAGCTTAGACG GACAAACCTGCCCTTACTGAAGCAAAGACGAGGTGATCTTTACCAATTGGTAGATGTTCAGAGGTTGGATTCTCAATGA
- the LOC117614084 gene encoding uncharacterized protein LOC117614084 — protein sequence MADPRAVVPYHDPYDSGPYTKIMNLLNDSEHPRIDENNIPPLEGSLASPNPTPMFDEEIQDVDEPLMDQAMWDFIYGSDNGGEGINSQAGPSQIFTESSGTNPPRGDGNEQNHGFGNVRPLSVWPLPSDPINCTFCQVFREIVHFNSDNVMKLEIHGRLGVICHAILQSRPNANVNSSVNHQYQMLDFCKTPGEEVKQFLMQYCLERKLEGYIMQQDPLTFFYEALCVGMDWDAILNPPDDFDFPPSPPDSGTAGDMEQPAAVQPEAAEHEIETNPRISLAEQRERTANMTLDDLRDYVHLPIEKAARRLNVCPTVVKRICRRNGLRRWPSRKITSINRQISRLRPSLDSDDAETRVHAEAEISRLEREIAELVP from the exons ATGGCAGATCCAAGGGCTGTTGTACCATACCATGACCCATACGATAGCGGCCCGTATACCAAAATCATGAACTTGTTGAATGATTCTGAACATCCAAGAATTGATGAGAATAATATACCACCATTGGAGGGATCGCTCGCTTCCCCTAATCCAACTCCTATGTTTGACGAAGAAATTCAAGACGTTGATGAGCCTTTAATGGATCAGGCAATGTGGGATTTCATCTATGGTTCTGATAATGGAGGAGAGGGTATTAATTCACAAGCGGGTCCTTCGCAGATTTTCACAGAATCGAGCGGTACTAATCCCCCAAGAGGAGATGGCAATGAACAGAATCATGGTTTTGGCAATGTGAGGCCACTTTCAGTTTGGCCTCTGCCATCAGACCCCATTAACTGTACTTTTTGCCAAGTTTTTAGGGAAATAGTACACTTCAATA GCGACAACGTTATGAAACTTGAAATTCATGGAAGACTCGGTGTGATCTGTCACGCAATTCTTCAGAGTCGGCCCAATGCCAATGTGAATTCTTCTGTCAATCATCAATATCAAATGCTTGA TTTTTGCAAGACACCAGGGGAGGAGGTGAAGCAATTTCTGATGCAGTACTGCTTAGAAAGAAAGCTAGAGGGGTATATTATGCAGCAAGATCCATTGACATTCTTTTATGAGGCACTCTGCGTTGGAATGGATTGGGATGCCATTCTGAACCCCCCCGATGACTTCGATTTTCCACCATCTCCACCGGATTCAG gaaCAGCAGGTGATATGGAACAACCTGCCGCAGTTCAACCAGAGGCTGCCGAGCATGAGATTGAGACGAATCCTAGGATTTCCCTTGCAGAACAG AGGGAGAGAACAGCAAACATGACATTGGATGATCTTCGTGATTACGTCCATCTTCCCATCGAAAAAGCTGCTCGGAGATTGAATGTCTGCCCAACTGTAGTCAAAAGGATATGCCGCCGGAATGGATTACGTAGATGGCCTTCTAGAAAG ATTACAAGCATTAATAGGCAAATTTCAAGGTTAAGACCAAGTTTAGATTCAGATGATGCAGAGACAAGGGTGCATGCTGAAGCTGAAATCTCTAGGCTTGAAAGAGAAATAGCTGAACTTGTCCCATAA
- the LOC117614083 gene encoding omega-amidase, chloroplastic isoform X3 gives MKAALSTLISSKNLPPHHCASSSSSSLSRSIWLHPKPLSPPSSFLAPIAPAKSLSSSRIGLSRSSKIHTANFSSTMASAYKPEASRVPPALPLPTPPVTKFKIGLCQLAVTADKERNIAHGRKAIEDAAAKGAQLVLLPIHLFDIDIPGKITFIESKTLTAGQTPTIVDTEVGRIGIGICYDIRFQELAMIYGARGAHLICYPGAFNMTTGPLHWELLQRARAVDNQLYVATCSPARDAGAGYVAWGHSTLVGPFGEVLATTEHEEAIIIAEVDYSLLELRRTNLPLLKQRRGDLYQLVDVQRLDSQ, from the exons ATGAAAGCAGCGCTATCCACTCTGATCAGCTCCAAGAATCTTCCTCCTCACCACTGCGCTtcatcttcctcctcttctctctctcgctcCATTTGGCTGCACCCAAAGCCCCTCTCTCCTCCATCCTCTTTCCTCGCCCCAATCGCACCCGCCAAGTCCCTCAGCAGCAGCAGGATCGGTCTTAGCCGCAGCTCCAAAATCCACACAGCTAATTTCTCGTCGACAATGGCCTCCGCTTACAAGCCCGAAGCATCCAGGGTCCCGCCTGCCCTTCCCTTGCCCACCCCTCCCGTCACCAAG TTTAAGATTGGACTGTGCCAATTGGCGGTGACGGCTGATAAGGAGAGGAACATTGCCCATGGCCGCAAGGCCATCGAGGACGCTGCTGCAAAGGGTGCCCAGCTTGTTCTCCTCCCT ATACACCTATTTGATATTGACATCCCTGGGAAGATTACCTTTATTGAATCAAAGACTCTTACAGCAGGGCAGACTCCTACCATTGTGGACACAG AAGTTGGGCGTATTGGCATAGGTATCTGTTATGACATTAGGTTTCAGGAACTAGCAATGATTTATGGAGCAAGAG GTGCTCACTTGATATGCTATCCTGGGGCTTTTAACATGACTACTGGACCGTTGCACTGGGAATTATTACAGAGGGCGAG GGCTGTTGATAACCAG CTCTATGTGGCAACTTGTTCGCCTGCTCGAGATGCTGGAGCTGGTTATGTGGCATGGGGCCACTCCACCCTAGTCGGACCA TTTGGAGAAGTACTGGCAACTACAGAACATGAAGAGGCAATAATCATAGCAGAGGTTGATTATTCACTTCTTGAGCTTAGACG GACAAACCTGCCCTTACTGAAGCAAAGACGAGGTGATCTTTACCAATTGGTAGATGTTCAGAGGTTGGATTCTCAATGA